The Pararhizobium sp. IMCC21322 sequence CCAGTATCTTGTGGCAGAGCCCGTTTGGTCCGCTGCGTGCTGACATTGCGCAGACAGTTACCAAAGAAGACTATGACGAAGAGCAGTTCTTCCGCTTCGGTGGTGGAGCCAAGTTCTAGTCAAAATTTGCTCATCAGGGCCGCCCTGTCGGAAGACAGTGGCGGCCCTTTTTATTAGAGCGCATCTATGCGTAATAAGCGTGCCTGTTGGAACCATGTCTGGTCAGGCGGCACATAGTTCAGCCAGATAATTCAAAAGTTTATGCGTTGCCGTGAAGGGATCAGTGACTTGTCTGATACAAGGTTTTTTGCAGTACCAGCCCCGATATCACTGAAGGAGATTGCAGACCTTTTGGGAGAATCTATTCCTGAAGGCGCGGATGAATCTGTGACTATCCACAACACAAAAGCTTTGGACGATGCTGAACAGGGAGACGCCACATTTCTGGATAACGCCAAGTATGTCGACTTGCTGGCTGAGTGTGGGGCCTCATTGATCTTTTGCAAAAAACGATATGCGGACAAGGTTCCATCTACTGCCGTTGCCTGGGTAACTGCAGCTCCATATCACGCTTATGCCAAGCTCGTTTCTGCCCTCTATCCAAATGCGGCTGGCTCAGCGCCTATGGTCGCAACCGGACCAAATGATACAAAAATCATACGCGGGCGCGTGCATCAGACGGCGAAGTTGGAGTCAGATGTGGTGATTGAGCCAAATGCGACGGTCGGAGAAGAAGCAGAAATTGGAAGCGGTACCATTGTCGCCGCTGGCGCTGTCGTCGGGCGCGGTGTTAAAATTGGTCGGAATTGTTTCATTGGAGCAAATACGGTCGTGCAACATGCTTTGCTTGGCAATCGTGTTGTACTGCACTCTGGAACCTGTGTTGGCCAGGATGGTTTCGGCTATGCAATGGGGCCAACCGGCCACCTGAAGGTTCCACAGATCGGACGCGTGATCATTCAGGATGATGTGGAGATTGGTGCAAATACCTGTGTTGATAGGGGAACCAATCGCGACACAACTATAGGTGAAGGAACCAAAATCGACAATCAGGTCCAGATTGGGCACAACGTGACAATTGGACGTCATTGTGTGCTGGTTGGCCAGGTTGGGATCGCGGGGAGCGCCTCGCTTGGTGATTTTGTTGTAATTGGCGGACAAACCGGTGTCATAGGACATGTAAGAATTGGCGACGGCGCCCAGATTGCCGGTGTCAGTGCTGTTCACGGTGATGTTCCGGCGGGCGCGCGTTGGGGTGGCGTTCCGGCCAAACCGCTGCGCGAATGGTTTAAAGAAATCACGTTATTGAACCAATTGGCGAATAAAGAGATTGTCGTCGTCGAAAAGACGGGTTCAAACTCCGGAAAAGAGTGATCGTGGATATCTGCGATAGTAGGAACTGTGATGCCGGAAACTGTAATAAAGGGGGCAAAATAGCTAATGAGTGAAACCGCTACGACCGAATTGGGGTCGGCAGATATTCTCGATCTGCTGAAAGCCCTTCCGCATCGATATCCTTTCCTTCTTGTTGACAAACTCAAGGACATTGATGGAGACAATGCGTGTATTGGCGTTAAAAATGTTTCGGCAAATGAACCCCAATTCATGGGACATTTCCCCGGACAACCAGTTATGCCTGGAGTTCTTATGCTTGAGGGTATGGCCCAGACAGCCGGCGCGCTGTGCATTCTTGCCCAATCCGTAGATTCGCCACCAAGCCTGGTCTATTTGATGAGCATCGACAGGGCGAAATTTCGCAAGCCTGTGGTGCCCGGTGATCAGATCGAATATCACGTCAAGAAGATACAAAGCCGAGGCAGCGTATGGAAATTCGGCTGCATAGCAATGGTTGATGGCAAGAAGGCCTGTGAGGCCGAAATTTCTGCCATGCTGATCGATAAATAGGAAAAAAAGTGACCATTCATCCAACCGCAATCATCCATCCTGATGCCAAACTGGGAAAGGGTGTATCAATCGGCGCTTATAGCGTTATCGAACAGCACGTTGCATTGGGCGATGGTGTTATCATCCGTCCCCATGTTGTTGTTGAGGGGCGGACGACAATTGGAGACAAGACCGAAATATTTCAGTTCTCCAGTATTGGTGCTCAACCACAGGATCTGAAGTATGGTGGTGAACCCAGTCGCCTTGAAATCGGGGCGAACTGCACCATTCGGGAAAGCGTCACCATCAATACAGGCACTGAAGGTGGCGGTATGCTCACCAAAGTCGGGGATCAATGTTTGATCATGGCCGGTGCTCATATTGCGCATGATTGTATGGTTGGAAACCATGTCATATTCGTCAACAACGCGACTGTGGCAGGGCATGCGAATATCGGAGATCACGCGATCCTTGGAGGCCTCTCCGCTGTTCATCAGTTTGCTCGTATCGGCGAACATGCTTTTGTCGGGGGTATGACAGGCGTCGAGCACGATGTAATTCCTTACGGGTCGGTTATTGGAAATCGAGCGCGACTTGGGGGATTGAACCTGGTTGGGCTGCGGCGCCGCAACATTGATAAGGCCGAAATTCATGTCCTGCGCAATGCCTATGCGCAACTGTTTATTGAAGAAGGGTCTTTTCAGGAACGCGTGGATCAGGTTTCAGAAGCCTATCCGGACAGTTTACTGGTCAAGAATATGATTGATTTCATCCGCGCCGGTAACGGGCGTCGCATTTGCATGCCGCGCGAACAATCGGGCTAAACGGGCCGGTTCCAAAGGTTTGCCAATGAAGATCGTGCTTATTTGTGGTGGTGGTGTTCTGCCAAAGGACGTTGCACAGGCGTTGTTGAAGAAGCAGGCGGATTTTGCGGTTATTCGGCTGGCAGGTGAAGCTGACACTGATCTCCAATTACCCGCCTCCATTCCGCAGCTAACGGTTGCCTGGGGGCAGATCGGTCGCTTCTTCCATTATCTGGAAGAACAGAATTGCACCCATGTTATTGCTGTTGGCGGGGTTACAAAACGCCCTGATTTTTCATCACTGAAACTGGACTTTGGCGGGATAAAAGCGCTTCCAGAGGCCATTGCGACAGTCATTGGCGGTGATGACAAGGTGTTGAGCAATGTGGCAGGCATCTTTGAAAAACGTGGCTACGAGGTCATCGGGGTATTGGAAGCAACTCCTGAAATGTCTTGCCCTCACGGCCAGGTCTCCCGAAATGGGCCAAGCGAACAAGCTTTGCCTGACATTGAG is a genomic window containing:
- the lpxA gene encoding acyl-ACP--UDP-N-acetylglucosamine O-acyltransferase gives rise to the protein MTIHPTAIIHPDAKLGKGVSIGAYSVIEQHVALGDGVIIRPHVVVEGRTTIGDKTEIFQFSSIGAQPQDLKYGGEPSRLEIGANCTIRESVTINTGTEGGGMLTKVGDQCLIMAGAHIAHDCMVGNHVIFVNNATVAGHANIGDHAILGGLSAVHQFARIGEHAFVGGMTGVEHDVIPYGSVIGNRARLGGLNLVGLRRRNIDKAEIHVLRNAYAQLFIEEGSFQERVDQVSEAYPDSLLVKNMIDFIRAGNGRRICMPREQSG
- the lpxD gene encoding UDP-3-O-(3-hydroxymyristoyl)glucosamine N-acyltransferase, translating into MSDTRFFAVPAPISLKEIADLLGESIPEGADESVTIHNTKALDDAEQGDATFLDNAKYVDLLAECGASLIFCKKRYADKVPSTAVAWVTAAPYHAYAKLVSALYPNAAGSAPMVATGPNDTKIIRGRVHQTAKLESDVVIEPNATVGEEAEIGSGTIVAAGAVVGRGVKIGRNCFIGANTVVQHALLGNRVVLHSGTCVGQDGFGYAMGPTGHLKVPQIGRVIIQDDVEIGANTCVDRGTNRDTTIGEGTKIDNQVQIGHNVTIGRHCVLVGQVGIAGSASLGDFVVIGGQTGVIGHVRIGDGAQIAGVSAVHGDVPAGARWGGVPAKPLREWFKEITLLNQLANKEIVVVEKTGSNSGKE
- a CDS encoding LpxI family protein codes for the protein MKIVLICGGGVLPKDVAQALLKKQADFAVIRLAGEADTDLQLPASIPQLTVAWGQIGRFFHYLEEQNCTHVIAVGGVTKRPDFSSLKLDFGGIKALPEAIATVIGGDDKVLSNVAGIFEKRGYEVIGVLEATPEMSCPHGQVSRNGPSEQALPDIELATRAAHAAGSLDMGQGAVAADNRVIAMEGPEGTREMLLRVATIRKQKRARWKAGQGVLVKRAKPAQDIRFDVPVIGPDTVHQIKAAGLAGIAVEAGRVLLLDREELLRVAQQENIFIHGISLDQPEKFK
- the fabZ gene encoding 3-hydroxyacyl-ACP dehydratase FabZ — protein: MSETATTELGSADILDLLKALPHRYPFLLVDKLKDIDGDNACIGVKNVSANEPQFMGHFPGQPVMPGVLMLEGMAQTAGALCILAQSVDSPPSLVYLMSIDRAKFRKPVVPGDQIEYHVKKIQSRGSVWKFGCIAMVDGKKACEAEISAMLIDK